One Engraulis encrasicolus isolate BLACKSEA-1 chromosome 4, IST_EnEncr_1.0, whole genome shotgun sequence genomic window, ccgatacgatacccgatacacgactgtgcagtatcggccgataccgataccataccgatactaaaATGTATATAGAGTATAtgtatgaagagctgcataggctactacttggatgtaacatcattgactAATATTGTCCAAAGTGAATCCAGATGAACTTTTAAGACTTTTAAAATAtttctgatataaaataactaagatcaaggctgcgttcaagtgtcatacgagcatctgtcAGGCATCGGTGCCTGCCGATACCAAtggtgttggtactcgccgataccgataccaccattttagtgcagtatcggggccccggccgatactggtatcggtatcggtgcaacactacttagaatttgatggtggtggtaagtattcatgaaaaaggtaacattagtgaatgggcagcatgaattctggaaataaacaactaaaaatctcacacagtgtccctttaaagttaatttcacaaacactctttcccatctatatggtagttcaaatgtgcctgcacacatTGTGCTGCATATGAGTGTAAGCTGTTTCATTGGCTCGGGTGGTccgctcatattcctgtgacacaccgaatttcatgttcaagtcttacgctatacattaattgtgtatgtgggccaactacaAGACatctttgaaatgatctcgcggaccAAACAAaatggcctgagtttgacatccctgtagtACACACTAACATCTTactctgttgttgttgtgaggTCTTTGGTCACATGAGAAGTGTGTAATAGGCCTTCTTTTTTCTGTGAAACGAGAAAGAGAAAAGTATGATATTTTTGGACATGGTCAAAAAATCATTCCCATCTACAACCCAATATCCCAACCTAAATGAATCATACACAGCAATATCCCACCACTAAAACGCTTTAGCTCAAGTCGGTAATGAGGACCAACGATAGGATTTCCAAAACAATAGATTAATTTTTAGAGAGACAGCATTTGGATCAGCTCCGGGTGAGacttaaaaacatgcaataagtggGTTAAATTAGTCTTGTTCAGGGATACCAAAACTGACAataagtgaaaactgacaataaagtgttATGGTATCGTCCCATACCTTGACCACCACAACCTGGACCGACACATGCTCTGGGAGTCTGATGGGGGCCTGGAAGTGCATGGCCAACGCCACCAACAGAGACACTATGGAAACCAGGCTCTTGGAGTGGATAGCTGTGAGGATACATCCAGGGTTACacaaactacattacattatatgacaATACATGCAGGTCCATGGCAGATAATAAGCAAAATATTATATGGGGTATTGTATGGTGTCtctggcttttgtgtgtgtgtgtgtgtgtgtgtgtgtgtgtgtgtgtgtgtgtatgtgtgtgtgtgtccagactcaCAGTCCACTCCCCAGTCGATGGCCCAGCCCTCTGGTCGCAGCACGTCATTGACGGCCTCCAGCACCGTCTGCAGCTTCTGCTTCTGGCCGATCTCCGACTGCGTCACCTCCGCCACGTTCAGCTTGCGATCACACAGCTTCTCTGCAGGAGCAGCAACTCGCAGTTTAACATGACGTGATGCTGTGCATATCTCATTTGCACTCTGACACTTACATCAtgcccacacgcatgcatgctttactcgactgtctgtctgtctgtctgtctgtctccctctctcagacacacacacacacaaacattagagACACTACACTAACAAATCAAATATGCATCCATATTAACCAACATTAGCACACAAATTAAGTACACACTGTGTACACGCTGTTCATTAACAGTTTCAAGCATGCAcagtcacagacaaacacacacacacatttgctcgcgcttgcacgcacgcatgcacacacgcacgcatgcacgcacgcgcgcacacacacacactctaccccagTCTCTCTCAGAAAGACAAAATGCATACCTCATCGGTTTTATTTGTAGATCAACAACTGCCTTGTTTGCTGTGCCAAGAAAGCTTTTTGCAGCTATTGAAGCTGGAGTCAATCTACTGTACATGTTATTGGGGAACTCACCAAATAGCTTCTGCAGCACCTGGCCATCGTACATGTCCTCCTCCAGGTCCTTCACTATGatcctctcctccaccagctcATTATTGATCCAGTCAACCAGCGCCTGTGGGTGTTTAAccaccatagatatgaacacatTACATGCTAGAATAGATGTTCAGCCTTGGGCACCACCACAGCCGGTTTAGAATTTCTCTGGCACCACCGTCTTGGGCCAATATCCTGATATTTTTCATACTACAAATTGTAAGATGTTACAGCTATCTACAGAAGTATGTGAGTATATAGCCTTGTCACAATTGAGGGCAATATTATACCAGCTAAGCATGGTGGCTATCTGACATGAGCCATCTATGGTAAATGACAGCATGGATGTATTGCATCTCACACCGCGCTAATCACAGTGTTTGTGGAGTTCCTGTGGTTGAGACAATCAGTGGAAGCTCCATTCACAGCAGGAACTGACACAGTGATGACAATTACAGTAAAACTGCCGAGATCTTTTCCCAAAATGCTACACAATCAATTTCAATGCAATTGACATTAATAATGGTAAATACAATGGAATCTGTTTTGGATCAAAACTCCTTGAAAATCGTTACATAGAGTTTCAGAAAAGAGCTCCCCATAACAATTCCAGTGTAGGGTAAGCATTAGATGCATCTCACCTTTTGAAGGTCTTTAAATTTTGGATCGTCTCTGGAAGTAGGATCCAGTATGCTCCTTTCAGCATTCTCCTCTACAAgagcacaaaaaaacccaaagtgAGTCACATACAATTTTGCCACTATGGCATATAGGTCTTACTAAAATATCAAGTATATTACAAATACATTGCAAGTGTGTAACATGAGGGaacagcttcttttttttttttttggtcaatgtttatttattgaaTGAGGGAACAGCTTCTAACTAAAGTAGCAAAATCAACATGGTAAAGCTTTTCAGACTGGTAGCAAAACAAACTGACACAATATGCCTTTTGCTCCATAATCATGGGGTTCCATTACTCCATTTCGATGAAATACAATAGAAGTTAATTCAAGAGGTATTCGGCAATACAGAATAAAAGTACAAACTACAGTTTTATTTCAACCACTGGCAAAACTATGCAATTTAAAACTACACAGTTTTAAATACTACTTAGTAGAAGTACTTAAGTCTTTCGGTAGGGACACATTgacacgaatttggccaagcgaagcgaacttcggcATTCAATCCTATAACAGAGGTGAAGGCAAgcaaaagcaagcgaacaggagcgaagcgaaatcattcaacaaagtttaatgttatgcaaatgaggagcgaattcgcctgcggcggcccaatcaaatccaCAATATAACTgtcccattccatttgatttgccgcaacgacctgatgacggttgagctgtcaattAATTTTgcctcttcgcctcgctcgtttcgtcTCCTATCTGTCCCTACCGTTTGAGCacatagatcaggggtggggaacctttttcatttgaagggccacttcaaattactccgagggccgtaaaagtcctctgagggccggaCTATGAACAcataccaggatttccccctgcacttatggcttatattgaaggtagccacctttaaaacaggccTTACCTTCTAtaggccccctgaatataacttaattgtattgcaaatgtaatttctaggattcctttacaaaatatgtcatatttcatgtgaagctgcataacattaaaattgtctcgggggccggataaaacgcgtcaagggccgcaaacggccctccagacataggttccccacgcctgatatacagtcccaggaaaaagtttgtacaccctttgaaatttcttacctttctgtcaaaattggtcataaaacatggtctgatcttcccggaaatcacaagaaggaacaatcagagtctgctttaactaattcaacccaaacatttacaagttttcatattttcattggccataagatgtaaacattcacaggacagcaaggcataagtaagtacacccttgcattcaataggttttaaccctaagttagtcacaataacctcaaccatatgtttcctgtagttgcagatcagattaacaaaacaatctggatgtatcaggcctccctcttctttagaaaactgcctctcgtcagcaaggtttgtgggatgtctggagtgcatagctttcttgacttcataccatataatttcaattatttttttgtcagggctttgactgggctatttcagaatgtgtatttcattattatgaagtcattctaaagtcgatttgcttctaaagtatgggttgttgtcacctTTCatgacccatactcttgtgtgcttcaactgtgtgacagactacctcacttttttctgtaaaatatctcgataaacttctgagttcattgttccactgataatagcaaactctcaagggcctgaggcagcaaggtatccGCATATaaagatgctcccgccaccatactcaaaggtggagatgatgttttggtgaaggtgtggttctccagttctcctccaaacatgacattgtgtgttcccctgaacaattcaactttggtttcaacgttggtctacagaatattttgcagtaattctatgaagcatatacatgctttttcgcaaacctcaaaggtacagcaatatttttttggacagaaaccccattaattttagattggcagaatgaatcccatttttagctattcttggttacatctcctcttctgagtatggtggcgggagcatcattatatgcggctaccttgctgcctcaggcccttgacagtttgctattatcagtggaacaatgaactcaagtttattgtgatattttacagaaaaaacgtgaggaaatctgtcacacagttgaagcacacaagagtatgggtcctgaaatgtgacaacaacccatactttagaagcaaatcgactttagaatggcttcataataatgaaatacacattctgaaatagcccagtcaaagccctgacaaaaaataattgaaattatatggcatgaagtcaagaaagctatgcactccagacatcccacaaaccttgctgacgagaggcagttctctaaagaagagggagacaagatacaaacagattgttttgttaatctgatctgcaactacaggacaagtctggttgatgatattgcaactaagtgagggttaaaacctacttaacgcaagggtgtacttacttatgccctgctctcctgtgaatgctatggccttatgaccaataaaaatatgataacatgtaaatgtttgggtggaattaattaaagcagactgtgattgttccttcttgagacttccgggaagatcagaccatgttttatgatcaattttgacagaaatgtaagaaatttcaaagggtgtacaaactttttcctgggactgtagataATACATGAATACTTGAAACAGTTATAGTTCACAGGTAGAAGTGATACATCCTTTTAGCAGGAACTGAGAAGCCTGTGAGGTTAAGGTGTTCAACCAAAGCCATTAGATTCTCTTCAACACTCTCAAGTTAAACCTCCGGTTTCGCATATACAGTAAATCACTGCGTCCATCATTTATGTCTCGTATtcttaaataattgaaataaacaGATCCATGCACCTCACACCCTGTTCTGGGAATCAGTCAGCAGGCCAGGGTGAGTCAGATCTGGGGATGAGGCACATGCTAGGGAGTCTGAGCAGGGGCCAGGGTCACACCCAGACACTGCACATCAGCCACCAGTCATCAGTCACACCCTGCAACTCTCACTTCCCCATTCAATACTTCTCCATAACATTCATCAACGGTTATTTGCAAAACCAAGAGCTGGGAACTGTTTTCAAACAAGGGTTTACACTCTTCAGAGTGCTTTTGCGTTACACTTGGCTAAGgcttttcatccaaagtgactttaaGTTATTATGTAATACCCATGGCTGGATtgaccataaggcatacaggacatttggcCATTGGACTGCTGATGACTTTGGCCTGATCCTCCCCTCCaagcagtggtatcagtcctgaTGTCACTGCAGCTGACCTCTCCAATTCAAAATTAAATATCAATTTTGACTGTTGTgttcaaaatagctcgtaattgATTCATTAAAATGTTCCCGCAAGCTTCAGGCTCTCAATGCCTGATGGACCGGTCTTGACTAAAAATGCCCGGCCGGCTTCTTCATCCTAGACCAGCCCTGGTAATACAGAATAAATGAGCCTACAACCTTCTGCTGTAAAGACCTTCTCCCTCTTACTAAAGcctactcaactcaactcaactatCTGCCCATGGCTgccattgtctttttttcttgcaAATTACTTAAGACCAAAAAGACTAAACTTAGTTGTACTACATAATTCCTATATTAATGCATTTTAGTCATCCAAGTCAGCAGTGAAATGTGCACAATTTGTTTCTGGAATCCTTCATCTCTCCTGAGTGGTGGTACAGCTGGTCCATCTAAGGCTGCTATGGTACTGTACTGGCGGAGCGAGCAGGAGGCCAGAGCCATGCTCTTTAGCTGATTGATTTGGAGACGGGCGGGTGAGCGTTACCTAGCAACGTGTCCTCTGGGAGCAGCTCGGCTGAGGAGGGCTGCATGGAGGCGATGATGGCATTCTTCCCTTCCTCCTGCAGGTCACTCACTgttcaaacagagacacacacacacatacacacatacgcgcacgcacgcacacacacacacacacacacatacacacatacgcgcacgcacgcacacacacacatttaacatttTGGTGTGTTCATAAAAACAGTAGGTGTTGCTATAATAACAGCATACCAAACATCTTCGTTTTCAGGACATCTTGAGCAACTTTTTATAATAAGAGCCATGATGTTTAACAACATGATATAtatggaattattattatttagctgATGATCTCTCCATAAGATCATGGACTGATGGCGCGTAGCATAACCATAGTCTATTGTTGACCTATCATCCATcatcccatctctgtctctccccctgggCTTGGTGAACGAAGCCCCTCTGCAGGTTTTGTGACAAATGGACTCGTTTCTGCTCTGCGTGCACAGCCATCTTCCGTGCTCCCTGAAGTGGCACCATCATTATGATCCATCCAGAATAGCACTAGCGTAGCTAAGAGCTAATCCATTTAACCCACTGTGCTTTCAGTAGTCATCAGAGCTGCACTGAATTACTGTTCACCCAATGACCCCCGGGaggatggcagcagcagcagaggaggtatgcgtgcatgtgcgtctgcgtgtgcgtgtgtgcggtgggAGGAGTGGGGTTAGTGGGTATGGGTGGAGTCAGCCATCATATTCTTTTATAGATGAGAGAATATGCAACAGCACCACACCCAGATACAGGCGGCCATTGCCCGATGACATCATCAGCGGCCACTTCCTGATGCACATCAATCAGCCACAATCTCACTGGCTGGATTTCCCACCGCAATACTCATCTCATACCCTTGGTCTTCAGAGGTCCTCAGCTACTTAGACACAAAGctttttgtcttaaaggggtatgccactattttggggcttaatacagttaaaatcgttggctggggtttataaaggtggtaaagtgtcttatttttcatataagccgttgtcttgctttaagacaagttaaaagagggagcatgtcgctaagctagagaAAGTCAAtcgatccgtgtagcatgctacatgctacatggatccattgactttcactagcttagcggcatactccctcttttaacttgtcttaaagcaagacaacgctgaacatgaaaaataagacacttaaccacctttataaaccccggccaacgattttaactgtattaagccccaaaataatggcatacccctttaagtgataCTCTGGTTTTTGACATAGGACCCTATTTCCTAAGTAAGAGCAGTACCCTGTTTCTAAGAGTATTTTAGACATGTAGAGACACACTGTGCTGCACATAATATTTATAACATATACTGCTTATATATATTTTTCCACTTTTAACTCCTCGTTTTACTCCAACTATAATTAGCTATCCACCAGAAATATCATGCcaagaaaaaaaccccacaccaaacctaaacaaaaacaaatctacAAACCCATTCAGTGCTCAGCGTCTAAACTCTTAAGTCTTAAGTGAAGATCTATTGTAAAGTTTTACATCATGAAAAAAAGTGTCATTCCACAGGTTAACACGAATACATTACTGATAGTCATCACATTCCGGAGCACACACATCAAAGATGACCATTTCCTCCATAATTACTCTGCCTTTTAATGTGGTTCACAAACCCCTACAGCACTTCCGGCCACACTCAAAGAGGTGACTAGACTACATAGGCTACACAGGACTACAGAGTCTCCAATCTTACAATATTTGAAGTTTTCGTCATTAAGTATCCCGACCTGGTCATGGTTATGAGCTGGTCATGGTTAAGAGGCTGATTGACCCTTGCTAATGGGACAACATCAGGGTGTTAAAGAGCAGTCTACGAGAACGCCATACCAGTagtagtatattctatttacagCCAGTGGCGCCACAAACCCATACCATCATTCCCTAGTAAACCTCTGGAGATCCTCCagcaccacacaagcacacagcagaCCTGTCTggagggaaaaacacacacacacacacacacacacacacacacacacacacacacacacacacacacacacacacacacacacacacacacacacagtcccaaagTGCCACTCTACCTTGCTTCTTTCGCTTCGTCCCACACAGAAAGCCCGCCATGTCCCCAAATAAAGTGCTCCCTGCGTCTTGCAGAGGGACGCTTGGACTGAGTGAATGAGGGaggtgtgtgggcgcgtgtggaTGTGCAGTCAGCCCagggcagggtggggtggggtggggtggggtgtgtgtgtgtgtgtgaggggggggggagaccgTCCAGCAGCAAGGGGGCAAGGCACTGGCGAAAGCGTCATCACGTGTTATTTCTGTCCCTTTCACAACCCCCACCCACCGTGCTCCTGTTACAGTGGGGAAGTGGGCTGTggtgctggaggtggaggtgg contains:
- the parvb gene encoding beta-parvin isoform X2, whose translation is MAGFLCGTKRKKQVSDLQEEGKNAIIASMQPSSAELLPEDTLLEENAERSILDPTSRDDPKFKDLQKALVDWINNELVEERIIVKDLEEDMYDGQVLQKLFEKLCDRKLNVAEVTQSEIGQKQKLQTVLEAVNDVLRPEGWAIDWGVDSIHSKSLVSIVSLLVALAMHFQAPIRLPEHVSVQVVVVKKKEGLLHTSHVTKDLTTTTEMMMGRFEKDAFDILLDHTPDKLNVVKTSLITFVNKHLNKLNLEVTELESQFADGVYLVLLMGLLEDYFVPLYNFYLTPESFEQKVHNVAFAFELMQDGGLKKPKARPEDVVNLNLKSTLRVLYNLFTNYKNAE
- the parvb gene encoding beta-parvin isoform X1 is translated as MQSGKMKKDESFLGKLGGTLARKKKSKEVSDLQEEGKNAIIASMQPSSAELLPEDTLLEENAERSILDPTSRDDPKFKDLQKALVDWINNELVEERIIVKDLEEDMYDGQVLQKLFEKLCDRKLNVAEVTQSEIGQKQKLQTVLEAVNDVLRPEGWAIDWGVDSIHSKSLVSIVSLLVALAMHFQAPIRLPEHVSVQVVVVKKKEGLLHTSHVTKDLTTTTEMMMGRFEKDAFDILLDHTPDKLNVVKTSLITFVNKHLNKLNLEVTELESQFADGVYLVLLMGLLEDYFVPLYNFYLTPESFEQKVHNVAFAFELMQDGGLKKPKARPEDVVNLNLKSTLRVLYNLFTNYKNAE
- the parvb gene encoding beta-parvin isoform X3, producing the protein MSDLQEEGKNAIIASMQPSSAELLPEDTLLEENAERSILDPTSRDDPKFKDLQKALVDWINNELVEERIIVKDLEEDMYDGQVLQKLFEKLCDRKLNVAEVTQSEIGQKQKLQTVLEAVNDVLRPEGWAIDWGVDSIHSKSLVSIVSLLVALAMHFQAPIRLPEHVSVQVVVVKKKEGLLHTSHVTKDLTTTTEMMMGRFEKDAFDILLDHTPDKLNVVKTSLITFVNKHLNKLNLEVTELESQFADGVYLVLLMGLLEDYFVPLYNFYLTPESFEQKVHNVAFAFELMQDGGLKKPKARPEDVVNLNLKSTLRVLYNLFTNYKNAE